A window of Equus przewalskii isolate Varuska chromosome 6, EquPr2, whole genome shotgun sequence genomic DNA:
GTAATGCTAGATTCTAGTCAAGGCTGCAAGCAGAGAACCATTTATATGTGGGAAATGCCCTAGTAACCACTTCTTCATAATTCTAAAACAACAATACTGACTGAATATTTCTTGTATAGTCAGCATTAAGCCACTaggaatttaaaaacacactataggggctggcccggtggcacagtggttaagtgcgcacattctgcttcggtggcccagggttcaccagttcggatcccgggtgcggacatgacatcacacttggcaagccatgctgtggcaggtgtcccagatataaagtaaaggaagatgggcacagacgttagtcagagccagtcttcctcagcaaaaagaggaggattggcagtagttagctcagggttaatcttccttaaaaaaaaaaaaagtactattaGATTATAAGTAAAAATGCCTTGAACTTGAAAAGCAACTATGATTATGTTTATCCTTGCTGTGGAATTTCAGTTCTGTATAATAGGTATGGGATGAAATGAGGAAGCACGTTACCTAACTAATTCCCTAAAATCAGGTAGGTAGTCATCTTGACAGCAACAAGATCAAAACCTAACTTTTCAATTCCATTAATCATTTGGTCCTTGAAAATTTTGCCATCTTATGAAGGTATGTACATGGGTATGGTGGAGTTGGGGGAGGAAgaatacttaggaaaaaatttaagtaaatagtTAATgacaaaaagtatatataatcAACTGCTAAATACAGACTCAGAGCAAAAAGCCAAAATGGAATTGATGTAGTTGGAATGGGCTTGTGTGAAAAGGAGAATTGAATTTAATCTTAAAGAATGCTTAAGATTTGAATAGATGGAGAAGGGCATGGATGAGCATTTCTGTGATAATTAAAACAGTGCTGTGGTGGGGAGTGGACTGAATGGAGCCATTTTTTGACTGTAGTGGAACAATCCTGCTTTCCTGCAGTGAAcacaaggtggggaggggggttaGATTATGGAGGGTTCTGGAATTCATGTAAAATAATCTCACAGGCAATAGGAAAAGCAGGTTACTGAGTTGGCAAGTGCATTATGAAAATGATCAGAACAGGCTACGAAACTACTGTAGAAATTCACGTAAGAATTTATAACATTCATGTGGCTTCTGTATGAACAAGCCagattaaaaaagatattttgaaagaagatttaatagAACTTGAAATAGCTGGAtataggcaaaaagaaaagaggcattTTAGGGGGGGGTCCTAATTTTTTATTCATACTTCAAAATAGAGATATCTATTCAGCCCTTTCCTTATTGTGAAATAAAATTCTCCTGGGGAATGCTATAATATTGTCCAACTGTAGCCCAGCCTAAGGGTGCTGATGCAGATTCCATTAAGATCATCAACCTGTGCCAAATATTtggtttgcttttaaaataacttagtCTCCCTTTAAAGGGAATTAAGACTCCGTTTAAAGAGAAATTCATCATTCTAAAGCAGTGATTCGCAGGGGGCTCACAGGGTCAAAGTGATTTTCATAATAATTCTAAGAtgcaatttgtctttttctttcttttttttttttttttaggaaaattagccttgagctaacttctgccaatcctccccttttttctgaggaagcctggccttgagctaacatctatgcccatcttcctctattttacacgtgggacgcctaccacagcatggcgtgccaagcggtgccatgcctgcacccgggatcccaacccacGAACCCGGGCCCCCAGagtggaatgtgagcacttaactgctgcaccactgggccggcccttaatttgtctctttcattctctcacgAGTGTACAGTAGTTTACTAGATGCTACATTCTGTGTGATGCGGCATAGACCGAATGCAGAAGCGGAAAAGAACACAGCTGCCTTCTATTAAGCCAGgcattaaagagatttgtaaaaatgaaaacaacatcaCTCATCACAGTAGATTACTTTGGAATATATAGTGATCTATAAATACGAATACTGTTTATGCTAACGTGATGCGCTTAttgctatttcaaaataaattcacaggtcactattttttaaattctcagttttaacTTCTAATACAGTAAATGACAGTAAATAACCTAGGGAAACATCAattctttggggtcctcaataatttttaggaGTGTAAAGAGGTCATGAGACCTAAAAGTTTGAGAATCTCCTCTAAAGTGATACTCTCCAACGTTggctaaaagagagaaaaagtttcTCCTCTGACTTTGCTATGTCACTGACGTTGTTACCGCCTGCCCATCACAGTGATGTCAAAGGACTTAAATTCCTTTCAATCGCTTTTCTAAGTTATCTACCTCTAATCGCCATGCCAGGTTTccaaataaagaagaatgaatggTATTTCTTACCTGTGCTCAGTAGTTTCCTACGAGAGGAAGCGATCTGGAACGTACgaagttcctttcttttcctgaggcTGTGTAAACGGTGGAAGGCGGCGGCCCCTTCAGCAGCCACAGCAAGCAGCCAGGAACGCAGAAAGCATCGGAAAACGGAACTCCTCACTGCTCGTCCAGATTCAACAGCTGTCCTGGGAGCAGTGAGGGGCCCAGGCGcttgggagaaagaggaagagggcgGAGGGAGGAGACTGTTCTGGCACGCCTTGGACCGCCTTCAAACCTGGGCTCTCTCCTGCGGTGACAGAACTTGAAACAAAGTGTCAGAGAATATGGGTATTTCTTTTAATGTAAAATCATTATTTCAACAGCATCATTTCTTCTGTAAAAGTTGGAGCCCCGGCCCTTCCAAAGCTTGTACCTTTTTCAGAAGTACATCCAAGCACTTTGAAAAAAGCACTTGCTTGGTCAGttagaagcatcttttctcaCATTAATCTCTATTTTGAGACTTTCTACTCACACTTCGGCATaaaacttttttctcatttaacagagCTGAATAATCAGCCCCATTAGAATAAGTCCTATAATGTAATCATAGCACCtaaaacataacttttaaaaagcagagtcaAAGCCTTGAAAATAATTAGCAGAGACAAAGTTTCTTAGACAATTTTCTCTTGAACACGTGCTAATTGTATTATCTTGCTAGCAAAGGAATTAACAAggtgactttttatttttgcttttatagctACTACAGAGACTGTATGAAAACAGAGGAGTTCTAGAGTAAGGAAACAAACTGCTTACATAAATAGCTagttgggttttttggttttatttttaacaagataGGGTTTTCATTTTCTAAGGTCATAAAAACATCATTCCACAGCAGTGATTACAAAGGAAGTCTGCAGCAGTATGGTTGGAGCTGCTTGGTGCGGTGactatcagaagaaaaaaatagcacattTAAGAAGTTTATGATAAGAATACACACGGTTGAAACAGACATAAGAAGTTTTCGTCCTCCACCTGTAGCGTCCAACTGGGCCAGTTAACACGAAAGCATGAAGTGGGGTCAAACAGGGATCAGAAGCAGAGCATCaaacaatgtttaaaattaaacattaattttaaatggcCCATTGCCAATTGTTTCACTCCAGGTGTAAAGACATAGAATGTATAACTTACCCATTTCTTAGTTTTGGGACAAACATCTTTTTCTGTGAGATAGAGCAACCCATTTGGGTCTCCAAGTCCTGCCTACaccacaggatttttttttttttaaagatcttatttttcctttttctccctaaagccccccagtacatagttgtatatttttagttgtgggtccttctagttgtggcacccaggacgctgcctcagcatggcctgatgagcggggccatgtctgctcccaggatgcgaaccagtgaaaccctgggccaccaaaccacTTGGCCGAGCCAGCCCCATCCATAGAGATTTTTGCGAAGATTACATGGGATGGTGACAGCcctttgaatttttaaagcacTAGATAACCATAACCCTCCACACCCTCTCACTTTCTCTTATTTAGCTTATAAACAGAAgataagactttaaaaataaaataaaatgaccatGGTTTCTCTTAATTTGATGTTAACAGTTATTTATTAGATGAAATCATTTTCcctggaaatattttaagaactacATGACTGTTTAGCTGTTATACAACGTGAAGGCTGGAAGAAGAATTAGATCAGTATTTCCCAGACTTTTGGATTTAACAGACCATtaagaataataacaaaaataatgattagaatgaagaggagagagacactgAGGGGACAACTTTATATTTTACCAAATAAggacattaaaaatttaaaaatctttagattTCTATTGCAGGAAAGGACACTTTAACaccaaaaaattagaaaggacaTAGTATAAAGGACAACCCTTTAAAGTAAATACATTGGGTTTATGAAAaactccttcctttttccttcattttaccaCAGATAAGGAAAATTTCAACACAGATTGGCATCATCCTCGGACAGTAATTGGGATCCTTTAATGACTGCACCATAATCATCTGGCCTAGTTTTATTAAGTTAAACAGAGTACTTGTTTCCTAGGAACTTACTTAAAACAATCAGCTTCTTCACAAACGGCCaacagataaacacacacacacaaaacttacAAGTCTTTATgacaacaaacatttaaataaaccaaaaaggaaaaacatgttAAATATAATTTGCTAAGGTGTAAGATCATGTACCTGGAATTTATGGGGGGTGTTAGTGACCTTTGCTTTATGAGGTGATATGCTTGCTTTCTTCTACATCTACTAACTAGGCTTTAGTTTAGAACGTCTATCTTTGAACCGGCAGGTCAAAGTCACCACATTAAAACACGCGAGGAGGCTGAGCTTCAAGGATGCGAGCCATGCGTGTTGCAAAGTATTTTTTGAGAGCTGCCAATTAAGTCCACTACACTTAGTGACACATCAAGTAGGAACTTTTCTAAAAGGGTGTGACTCCAGAAGTCTGCTTGCATCAAACAAAAAGAACTGAAGGAACGTAGTCTCTGGATCTAGAACTTTCGCTTGCAGGCCGCGGGAATGTCGGTAGAAACTCTTCCTTCAAACCAAGCACCTGGCATAGGACGGAACTTGTACTTGAAAAGTGGCGGTGGGTGTACTATTTTGCGTTCCTTTACTGAGATTCCAAGAGGCGGGGCCACACCCCTGCCTTGCTGTGGCGAGGCTTCCTTGTTCTTTCTTGAGAGACCTGCATCagctttttcccttcttccacaAACAGGCCGGGAGTCAGAGGAAGACTTTTTGTTTGACAGAGATTCTAAGGCGAGAGAAAGAGCGGAAGATACAAAGCTGCCTTTCCGCGGCAGCTGGACGCCCCACGCCAAGCTCCCAGAGGCCTCGCGCGGGGTCACGTGACTGGCGCGCTGACCGCTGGGAACGCCGTGCCTCGCGGCCGCCCGCACCATCTGCGCATTCGCACCCTGTGATCTCTCCATTTCCGCGCTGTCGCTGGCGAGGAAGGTCCAGGCGCTTGGTACCAGACCCATCTTGGGGTGGGCTGGAGGGATGAGCGCCCGTGAGGGTGTGAAATAAGGCAGCAAGAGGATAGAAGCTTCTTCTCGGGGTCTctagtggggaggaaggagaggggggcGGAAGTGAGAAAAAAGGTGAAATGGCCTCAGGGGCCCAGGTGGccttgagaagaaagagaagtctgGGAGAAAAAGTTGCATAAGGCAAAGGGGTACTTCTTGGTAATGACTAAGTTCCCGACGCCTGAGATTGCATAGCGGGGGGAAGTGGCTGTGAATCGTGTTTGTCACATGACGAGGCCCAGCCTCTTGACCAGGCCTGGATCCGGCTGAGGCCCTAAGCTGtgacaggaaatttatttttgtggaaataGGACTATGAGAGAGGAGATAAgagatgtaaaaggaaaaaacagaaaggggaagagggaagagaacgACTCTCGTGTTGGCTTCTCTGAAGCAGTTTTGAACTTCCCGAGGGAAAGTGAGCACTACTGTGCATTTTTCCACGTTTTTATCGTAGCGCTTAAGTGTGTATATTAGAAAGCTGACAGGAATGTAGAAGCGCTGTACAGAATTTACGAAACAAACATCTTTATTATTTGTGATTGCTATCTGACATATATGATTATTATGTATGACTAATCAGATTCATTACAATTAGCCAGGTCAGCATAGTTTCTCAAAAAACAAGCACAGTAACTTGAGTGTAGACAGGGCTCCTCATCTCTTAAGCTGTAGAGACTATATCATCCTAGGTTTCAGCATTTTGGCTTTAAGTTTAAACTTAATCTTTCAGACTCCTAGGGAAATTGGCTTCAGAATTTGTGGGAAAGTGATTTAAAAGTAAAGTTCGATGCTACAGGAAGGTAAGATAGGACAGTGGAAACGATCTCAGACTAGAAGAGATTTTGGTTCTAGTCTGGCTTGTTTTACTTGTTTGATCTTGGTCACCTATCTCTGCACCTGTTTTCACCtctgtaaaaaatgaaattgaattagATGAACTTTAAGATCTAGGTCAACATTAAGAATTTATGAAGGTAGAAGGATCTTAAATGAACCCTGAAACAAGGCGGAAGTGCCAAAGAAACTGCTAGTTTGGCTGACTGTATCTAGAGGGAGTACGTGAAAATCATGGGAGAAGTGGGTTGGCCCCAGGTGATGTAGGACTTTGGCCGCCATACCATGCAGTTTGAACTTATTCTGGAGCGATCAGTAGCCAAGGGAAGGTTTCTGAGTTTAAAGAATGCAATAGTCAGAGTTATGAAAGGTTAAGGGAATATGGGAATCAGAGTTTTGGAAAGATTGCCCAAACAGCAGTTGGCAGATGAAATAGGGAAGGGAGAAATTGAGTAGTTTAGGTAAGTGACAGAGAAGGAGAGCCTAAATTCACAGTGGCAGTAGGaatggaaggagaaggaaggattcAGGAGAGCTCTAGCATCGATTTTGTACTTAAATTTGGCATTGCTCTAAACTTTGCAGCTCTTGCCTCCGGAATATGATGGCAAGTCACCTTGTAAAACCTGATGCCAGAAATTGCAAGAGAACAAGAGAGTTGGAGGTAATCTGTATGCTCCCGGagccttctattttattttatatgcttcTCAAATTTCTTCCATGTAACGAAGTTATATTGGTAAATGgaatttaatgttttcatattcCCAGAGCTGGGATTGTCCCAGCAGGAACTGTGTTGACTCCAGCTGTATTTTCACCAAGTGCAGGCCTTCAAGAAACTGTGGGGAGATttctttgtggtaatttgtgatCTAGAGACAGAAGTGGGTTCACACCTTTATGATACATAGAGCTTTAAATAGTTATTTTGCTATAATAAGTAGAATACCTAGGTACTGTAGttgctgatatttttaaagagaccACTGTATCCTGCTCTCCTTCACTGCGACCCCCATCAATTGATCTGTTTGCATTTGGAACATTATTTATTTGCTCCCTTAAAGGTTATGTTATCTTGTAAAATTTTGCAACATTTGGCTATTGTTAAAATCAAAGTTTTGCTCTGGAAACATCTGCTGGTTCAAGAAACAGGAAACTTCTTTATCAGGGATTAATAACATATTCAAGGTCTAAGGTAAAAcgaaaataaaatttagtatgTTGAACAAGCTGCTTGTTGGGTCTGAAAGTTTCCTGaatgataaaatttcaaatgagTATTTAGGACACAAGAGCATATAATTTCTAGCATACttgctttttttctgaaagacattttatttgcttttttcttttttgagagaaTGTATATGTTCTAAAGATCTTGTTGACTGTTTACctgtttttttactttcttctaatAGTCTCAAATGCCAGATAGTCCACAACTTTCCTCTCTTGGAAAATCAGAttcctctttctctgaaagcTCTGGACTATTTTATAAAGATGAAGCCCTGGAGAAAGATTTGAATGGTGATGTATAAAATGCTTATATTTCTATACATTGATTTTCTGATACAGAAGGTTTCTTACAGTTTTTAACTTacccagtgattttttttttgaacagaTATGAGCAAGGAAATTAATCTAATGTTGTCTACATATGCAAAGATCTTAAGGCAAGTACTTATAATTCTCTTTAGTCTTTCTCttagaaatacagtcatgcattgttTAATGAGAAgagtatgttctgagaaatacatcattaggcgattttgtcattgtgtgaacgtcCTAGAGtgcatttacacaaacctagatggtatggtcTACTATACAGCTAGGCcttatggtactaatcttacgggatcgccattgtatatgtggtccactGTTCACTGAAACactgttatgcagtgcatgactgtagaAGTTTTCTGCTGGAAGCTCCATAGTGGGAAGTTTAGTTCAGTTGCTGCAAAACCTGTCCAGTAAttataattttggaattttttattcTACCTCAGTTTCTTGTGATAGATTAGTTGGTTATTTTCAAAAGATAACCCCAAACTTCCCTATAACCATCCTTTGTTTTGCTACTACCAGAGCTAATGCTAGGCTGGATATATTTTGATCTCTAATATGATGatacaacatttaaaattttgtgaaaaaacCTCTTTGAGACAAATACCATTTGGTAAAGCTAATGATAATGATAGAGtgatattaaagataaaataaatatttatatttatgaagtACTTAACTATTTTCTATATACATTTGAAGgctgaatttaaatatttaattggcCTGAGATTGTGTTTtataaggtatttttttaaactactggACAGTCACTGTATTTGAATAATGGTTTGTGTGGCtgttaaaataatgtatatagtTTAATATTAGAATTATAATGTATAAGATACACATTTTGCTGTGTTAGGAGacttgataaaaatatttgtgggaCTAATTTAACTTTTAGTGAAGAGTGTTTGTAAATTAACGAGGCTTTCTGATGTTCAAAGCCATTTAAATGAAATAGCTAACAAATTTGGAATAATAAAGAACATCACTATGGTAGTGTGTCTAGATGTTAAAACTATTTAGTTTAACTTacaattttttccccattagTGAGAGAGCAGCAGTAGATGCATCTTATATTGACGAGATAGATGGACTCTTCAAAGAAGCCAATACTATTGAAAACTTTCTAATACAAAAAAGAGAGCTCCTTAGACAAAGGTTTACAATGATTGCAAACACACTGCACAGATAAAGTTGTGTACTTAAAATAAGCTGAGAATTTAAGCCCATTATTGTTGTAATGAGAGAATGACATTTATGCTCTGAAAACTCTCTAGTTGTTAAAGGAAAATGTGTACCTTAAACATAAGGGGAAACTCCTTGAATTTCTTTTCTAGAGTTAAAAGGGACTTTAATCTGGACATTAATATGAAGTATGTAGCTTTTCTTTTGAGGGTCAAATACTTGGCATATTTTATAAAAGtgtaaattatttaacttatatatgaattattttctttcttttttttcttaaacctcCTGGCCTTTCTTAAACTTCAAAAAGAGAACTCGGGTTAATTTGATAATGTTTAACAATATTgcactttttcttttagaatattttgtttaaatagatAGATAGCTTTGGagatagttttaaaatgtttttcatggtCAATAGTATAAAAAAATTGAAACCCAAAAGTAATTTGTCCAATTTCtcaatatgtaataaaatataactgTGCTATTGCTATTTAACGTTACCATTTGATTATTTTCACTATTATTGTACATGGCTAATAAAAATTCttggtttaaaattattttcttgtggtaaaagtggtaaaataaaaaccagagatTACTAACCAGAACCTTGTATGAGTTGGCTTTTTTACAATCAACAATATTAATGGTGCAGTTAATGAATTATATTTAGAAGCTTTAGCAGCTGTGTGGTAGCGGATAAAGACTAGTAATCCAGAAGTGAAGAGATTGACTAAACAACAAGGTGACCTTGGTGGATCATCTCAATCCTAATATAATTCAGAAATTGAATTTGGACTAGAGGATCTCTAATactcatcaaactaaaaaaaa
This region includes:
- the TEX12 gene encoding testis-expressed protein 12 isoform X1, encoding MMASHLVKPDARNCKRTRELESQMPDSPQLSSLGKSDSSFSESSGLFYKDEALEKDLNDMSKEINLMLSTYAKILRQRAAVDASYIDEIDGLFKEANTIENFLIQKRELLRQRFTMIANTLHR
- the TEX12 gene encoding testis-expressed protein 12 isoform X2; amino-acid sequence: MMASHLVKPDARNCKRTRELESQMPDSPQLSSLGKSDSSFSESSGLFYKDEALEKDLNDMSKEINLMLSTYAKILSERAAVDASYIDEIDGLFKEANTIENFLIQKRELLRQRFTMIANTLHR